The following are encoded in a window of Lampris incognitus isolate fLamInc1 chromosome 15, fLamInc1.hap2, whole genome shotgun sequence genomic DNA:
- the LOC130125511 gene encoding uncharacterized protein LOC130125511: MVTTVMEIHPVPSSICPASRFPSTQQRQLQPAISLRGAPEVVPGLPVSEAMDTWSLGCVVAAVFLGRHLYPWREEFDTLVFCEQRRAVTLGPAPSTRGPDVVLNSSTRGPPTAVFYSARY, encoded by the exons ATGGTGACAACCGTCATGGAGATCCACCCAGTCCCATCATCCATCTGTCCTGCATCGAGATTTCCTTCAACACAGCAGCGACAGTTACAACCGGCCATCTCTCTCCGGGG GGCACCAGAAGTTGTCCCGGGCCTCCCGGTCTCAGAGGCGATGGACACGTGGTCCCTTGGCTGTGTAGTGGCAGCGGTGTTCCTGGGAAGACACCTCTACCCCTGGCGGGAAGAATTTGACACG CTTGTGTTTTGTGAGCAGAGGAGGGCGGTCACACTGGGCCCGGCCCCATCAACACGGGGACCAGACGTGGTTCTCAACTCCAGTACTCGGGGACCCCCAACCgcggttttctattctgccaggtattgA
- the LOC130125509 gene encoding thrombomodulin-like gives MMRVMEAKLVSLVALCWLQSGLSHAHRLHRADGKWFAALEEPRSFAGAQSVCEERGGALMSVGSHALHRVVEVLLAGLAGKFWIGLRLPDTRCPGNDSQLLGYEWIGGGGGGGDGARFHNWGRFDSGCDLKGVSVSAGDNFTWSQESPRSELRGFLCEFSFESPCSALTAAEGEGAVYNVLSIRPGFEPASWAMLPQGTVAERRSGGGGGDDVNARSLCYSGTWLHAPWPCEVMNGGCDHACNASHPSAPTPAVCACRPGYSLRPNGVACVDINECDDVDSCLDANAVCENTNGSFNCVCKDAFYDYDGDCVNLEDCDKCEHMKCGKQDGAYRCQCREGYRVSDADPKKCVWKCEQQCLARCTENIEGKPPPCECPDGYIRDTRNGTSMCVDIDECVIERQCDHTCTNTYGSYKCSCDEGFELIEGYLCKSNGMDSNTASHATTGAPRRTSIHPTAVPLYVKAGSLLGIVVFAALGLALLFVLLCYSRKHCGKFELPSFQRPDVDIFHLQQVTTEKYKKFSFDKQQGKNDTQRL, from the coding sequence ATGATGCGCGTAATGGAGGCGAAGCTCGTCTCGCTCGTGGCCCTGTGCTGGCTGCAGAGCGGGCTCTCGCACGCGCACCGCCTGCACCGCGCCGACGGCAAGTGGTTCGCCGCGCTCGAGGAGCCCCGCAGCTTCGCGGGCGCGCAGAGCGTGTGCGAGGAGCGCGGCGGCGCCTTGATGAGCGTGGGGTCGCACGCTCTGCACCGGGTCGTGGAAGTTCTCCTCGCGGGTCTCGCCGGCAAATTCTGGATCGGCTTGCGCCTGCCGGACACCCGGTGCCCCGGCAATGACTCCCAGCTGCTCGGTTACGAGTGgatcggcggcggcggcggcggcggcgacggCGCCCGCTTCCACAACTGGGGCAGATTTGACAGCGGCTGCGACCTGAAGGGGGTCTCGGTGTCGGCGGGGGACAACTTCACGTGGTCCCAGGAGTCGCCGCGCAGCGAGCTGCGCGGGTTTCTCTGCGAGTTTTCCTTCGAGAGCCCTTGCAGCGCTTTGACGGCGGCGGAGGGCGAAGGCGCGGTGTACAACGTGCTCTCCATCAGGCCGGGCTTCGAGCCAGCGAGCTGGGCGATGCTTCCCCAAGGAACCGTCGCCGAGAGACgctccggcggcggcggcggcgacgaCGTGAACGCGCGGAGTCTGTGCTACAGCGGCACCTGGCTGCACGCTCCGTGGCCGTGTGAGGTCATGAACGGCGGCTGTGACCACGCGTGCAACGCGAGCCATCCAAGCGCGCCAACCCCAGCCGTGTGCGCGTGCCGGCCGGGGTATTCCCTCCGTCCCAACGGTGTCGCATGTGTCGACATCAACGAGTGCGACGACGTGGACAGCTGCCTGGACGCCAATGCCGTGTGTGAGAACACGAACGGCAGCTTCAATTGCGTTTGCAAAGACGCCTTCTACGACTACGACGGGGACTGCGTGAACCTCGAAGACTGCGACAAGTGCGAGCACATGAAGTGCGGAAAACAGGATGGCGCGTACAGGTGTCAGTGCCGGGAAGGGTACAGGGTGTCCGACGCGGACCCCAAAAAGTGCGTGTGGAAGTGCGAGCAGCAGTGCCTAGCTCGGTGCACCGAGAACATCGAGGGTAAACCGCCCCCCTGTGAGTGCCCCGACGGTTACATACGAGACACGAGAAACGGGACGTCCATGTGCGTGGACATTGACGAGTGCGTCATAGAACGTCAGTGCGACCACACGTGTACGAACACCTACGGCAGTTATAAGTGTTCCTGCGACGAAGGGTTCGAGTTAATTGAGGGGTACCTGTGTAAATCCAATGGAATGGACTCAAACACAGCTTCCCACGCCACCACAGGTGCACCTCGTCGGACGAGCATACATCCGACTGCTGTCCCCTTGTATGTTAAAGCCGGCAGCCTTCTTGGCATAGTGGTCTTCGCCGCGCTGGGCCTGGCGCTGCTGTTTGTGCTGCTGTGCTACTCACGCAAACACTGCGGCAAATTTGAGCTTCCCTCCTTCCAGAGGCCAGATGTTGATATTTTCCATTTGCAGCAAGTGACAACGGAAAAGTATAAAAAATTCTCCTTCGATAAGCAGCAGGGGAAAAATGACACGCAAAGACTGTGA